In Deinococcus radiotolerans, a single genomic region encodes these proteins:
- a CDS encoding integrase core domain-containing protein, translating to FTRECLAILVDQALKGADVVAIMRQVSEIRGSPSRIQVDNGSEFISKVLDLWAYQCHVTLDFSRPGKPTDNPFIESFHGRFRDECLNTHWFLSLDDARRKVEHWRREYNAFRPHSALKNLAPRAFAAQFASVHVQPEIPI from the coding sequence CTTCACCCGGGAGTGCTTGGCGATTCTGGTCGACCAGGCGCTGAAGGGAGCAGACGTCGTCGCGATCATGCGCCAGGTCAGCGAGATCAGAGGCAGTCCGAGCAGAATTCAAGTGGACAACGGCAGCGAGTTCATCAGTAAGGTGCTCGACCTCTGGGCCTACCAGTGCCATGTGACGCTGGATTTTTCCCGTCCAGGAAAGCCCACAGACAACCCCTTCATCGAGTCATTCCACGGTCGTTTCCGGGACGAGTGCCTGAATACCCATTGGTTCTTGAGCCTGGATGATGCCCGCCGAAAAGTCGAGCACTGGAGACGGGAGTACAATGCGTTCAGGCCGCATTCCGCGCTGAAAAACCTCGCGCCCAGGGCGTTCGCAGCGCAGTTTGCCTCGGTTCACGTCCAGCCGGAGATTCCGATTTGA